The following coding sequences are from one Microtus pennsylvanicus isolate mMicPen1 chromosome 1, mMicPen1.hap1, whole genome shotgun sequence window:
- the LOC142843620 gene encoding beta-1,3-galactosyltransferase 5, with protein MAFMKMRLVYAFILMMGVLCLYFSMEPFKEMPFVLKKGHGKFLQLPDIDCKQKPPFLVLLVTSSHKQLAARMAIRKTWGRETEVQGQRVKTLFLLGASDSTDEMNATAQEGKQHRDIIQKDFKDDYYNLTLKTLMGMEWVHHFCPQAAFVMKTDSDMFVNVGYLTELLLKKNKTSRFFTGYIKSNDLPIRQKFNKWFVSKFEYPWEKYPPFCSGTGYVFSSDVASEVYNVSESVPFLKLEDVFVGLCLAKLKIQPEELHTKQTFFPGGLRFSVCRFQKIVTCHFMTPQDLLTYWQALENSQEQDCSAV; from the coding sequence ATGGCCTTCATGAAGATGAGGCTGGTTTATGCTTTCATTCTGATGATGGGCGTTCTTTGCTTGTACTTCAGCATGGAGCCTTTCAAGGAAATGCCATTTGTTCTCAAGAAAGGTCACGGGAAGTTTCTCCAGCTTCCAGATATAGACTGCAAGCAGAAGCCCCCTTTCCTTGTGCTGCTGGTGACTTCGTCCCACAAGCAGCTGGCAGCTCGCATGGCCATCCGCAAGACATGGGGTAGAGAAACAGAGGTGCAGGGACAGCGTGTGAAGACCCTCTTCCTCCTGGGGGCCTCAGACAGCACCGATGAGATGAATGCCACAGCCCAGGAGGGCAAGCAGCACCGTGACATCATCCAGAAGGATTTCAAGGATGACTATTACAACTTGACCCTAAAGACATTGATGGGCATGGAATGGGTCCACCACTTTTGTCCGCAGGCAGCTTTTGTGATGAAGACAGACTCAGACATGTTTGTGAATGTTGGCTATCTGACTGAACTGctgctgaagaaaaacaaaacctccagGTTCTTCACAGGCTACATAAAGTCCAATGATCTTCCCATCAGGCAGAAGTTCAACAAGTGGTTTGTGAGTAAATTTGAATATCCCTGGGAAAAATACCCACCATTTTGCTCTGGGACAGGTTATGTCTTTTCTAGTGATGTGGCCAGCGAAGTATACAATGTCTCTGAGAGTGTTCCATTCCTCAAGCTGGAGGATGTGTTTGTTGGGCTCTGCCTGGCCAAGCTGAAGATCCAGCCTGAGGAACTCCACACCAAACAGACCTTTTTCCCAGGTGGCTTACGCTTCTCTGTGTGCCGCTTTCAGAAAATTGTGACCTGCCACTTCATGACACCCCAGGACTTACTCACTTACTGGCAGGCACTAGAGAACTCTCAGGAACAGGATTGTTCTGCTGTCTGA